From Actinoplanes oblitus, a single genomic window includes:
- a CDS encoding acetyl-CoA carboxylase biotin carboxylase subunit — MIESLLVANRGEIARRIIRTANRLGIRTIAVYSEADADLPFVAEADEAVCIGPANPAQSYRNADAILAAAKERKAEAIHPGYGFLSENAAFARTVASSGLVWVGPGADAITAMGDKINARNLMAAAGVPVAPGTAEPVADADAAIAAAETIGYPVMVKAAAGGGGMGMGVATDEAALRTELGKVQAFAERMFGDGSVLLERYFPRVRHVEVQILGLADGRVIALSERECSVQRRNQKLVEEAPSPAVGPELRERMLQAAVKAGEAVGYRNAGTVECLLDPATGEFFFLEMNTRLQVEHPITELIHGIDLVELQLRIASGEDVTVNPDTAGHAIELRINAEDPKRFLPGPGKITTWVEPAGARVDSGYTSGNTVTPSYDSLMAKLIVTGTDRADALAKARAAVAGFEIAGPKNNLPFFAELLENEEFLSGDYDTAIISRMRNGVK; from the coding sequence ATGATCGAGTCGTTGCTCGTCGCGAACCGGGGCGAGATCGCCCGCCGGATCATCCGCACCGCCAACCGTCTGGGTATCCGCACGATCGCGGTGTATTCCGAGGCCGACGCCGACCTCCCGTTCGTCGCGGAGGCCGACGAGGCCGTGTGCATCGGGCCGGCCAACCCGGCGCAGAGCTACCGCAACGCCGACGCGATCCTGGCGGCCGCCAAGGAGCGCAAGGCCGAGGCGATCCACCCGGGGTACGGCTTCCTGAGTGAGAACGCGGCCTTCGCGCGTACCGTCGCATCAAGCGGTCTGGTGTGGGTCGGACCCGGCGCCGACGCGATCACCGCGATGGGCGACAAGATCAATGCTCGCAATCTGATGGCCGCGGCCGGCGTGCCGGTCGCGCCCGGCACCGCCGAACCGGTCGCCGACGCCGACGCCGCGATCGCGGCGGCCGAGACGATCGGCTACCCGGTGATGGTCAAGGCCGCTGCCGGCGGCGGCGGGATGGGCATGGGTGTCGCGACCGACGAGGCGGCCCTGCGCACCGAGCTCGGCAAGGTGCAGGCGTTCGCCGAGCGGATGTTCGGTGACGGATCGGTGCTGCTGGAGCGCTACTTCCCCCGGGTACGCCACGTCGAGGTGCAGATCCTCGGCCTGGCCGACGGGCGGGTGATCGCGCTGTCCGAGCGGGAGTGCTCGGTGCAGCGCCGCAACCAGAAGCTGGTCGAGGAGGCGCCGTCCCCAGCGGTCGGCCCGGAGCTGCGGGAGCGGATGTTGCAGGCCGCGGTCAAGGCCGGTGAGGCGGTCGGCTACCGCAACGCGGGCACTGTGGAGTGTCTGCTCGACCCGGCCACCGGCGAGTTCTTCTTCCTGGAGATGAACACCCGGCTGCAGGTCGAGCACCCGATCACCGAGCTGATCCACGGCATCGACCTGGTGGAGCTGCAGCTGCGGATCGCCAGCGGCGAGGACGTGACGGTGAACCCGGACACGGCCGGGCACGCCATCGAGCTGCGGATCAACGCGGAGGACCCGAAGCGCTTCCTTCCCGGCCCCGGCAAGATCACCACCTGGGTCGAGCCGGCGGGCGCCCGTGTCGACTCCGGCTACACCTCGGGCAACACGGTCACCCCGTCCTACGACTCGCTGATGGCGAAACTGATCGTCACCGGTACCGATCGTGCGGACGCGCTGGCCAAGGCCCGCGCCGCGGTCGCCGGATTCGAGATCGCCGGCCCGAAGAACAACCTGCCGTTCTTCGCCGAGCTGCTGGAGAACGAGGAGTTCCTCTCCGGCGACTACGACACCGCGATCATCAGCCGGATGCGGAACGGGGTGAAGTGA
- a CDS encoding hydroxymethylglutaryl-CoA lyase gives MMTFISIREVAPRDGLQNEDPVPTDGKVELIDALGRTGVRRIEAVSFVHPKAIPQMADADEVWSRITREPGVRYSALIPNTRGAQRALAAGFREIEVVVSASDTHNRRNLNRSTDESLDDIAGLIPLVHDAGGTLEVIVATSFGCPYEGDIAPERVAGIVSRVRADGADRIAFGDTTGMATPRRVRDLLSEVRPDLLHFHNTRGTGLANIVTALELGVVEFDASAGGLGGCPYAPGASGNVATEEVVHMLHDMGFDTGIDLDRLIEAAELAERLVGRPLPSGVLRAGPRTRLV, from the coding sequence GTGATGACCTTCATCAGTATTCGCGAGGTCGCGCCCCGCGACGGCCTGCAGAACGAGGACCCGGTCCCCACCGACGGCAAGGTCGAGCTGATCGACGCGCTCGGCCGGACCGGCGTGCGGAGGATCGAGGCGGTCTCCTTCGTGCACCCCAAGGCCATCCCGCAGATGGCCGACGCCGACGAGGTCTGGTCGCGGATCACCCGTGAGCCGGGCGTCAGGTACTCCGCGCTGATCCCGAACACCAGGGGCGCGCAGCGCGCCTTGGCCGCCGGGTTCCGGGAGATCGAGGTGGTGGTCTCGGCCAGCGACACCCACAACCGGCGCAACCTCAACCGCTCCACCGACGAGTCGCTCGACGACATCGCCGGGCTGATCCCGCTGGTGCACGACGCCGGCGGAACCCTCGAGGTGATCGTCGCGACGAGCTTCGGCTGCCCCTACGAGGGTGACATCGCGCCCGAACGGGTGGCCGGCATCGTCTCGCGGGTGCGCGCCGACGGCGCGGACCGGATCGCGTTCGGCGACACCACCGGGATGGCGACCCCGCGCCGGGTCCGCGACCTGCTTTCCGAGGTACGCCCGGACCTCCTGCACTTCCACAACACCCGTGGTACCGGACTGGCCAACATCGTCACCGCCCTGGAGCTCGGGGTGGTCGAGTTCGACGCGAGCGCCGGCGGGCTGGGCGGCTGCCCGTACGCCCCCGGGGCGTCCGGCAACGTCGCCACCGAGGAGGTCGTGCACATGCTGCACGACATGGGCTTCGACACCGGCATCGACCTCGATCGGTTGATCGAGGCCGCCGAACTGGCCGAACGTCTGGTCGGGCGTCCCCTTCCGTCGGGTGTTCTGCGAGCCGGGCCGCGTACCCGTCTGGTGTGA
- a CDS encoding acyl-CoA carboxylase subunit beta, with protein sequence MDGDALAQVRKRVLAGGAERYHAANAAKGKLFARERIALLADEGSFVEDGLYANSLADGLPADGVITGVARIDGRDVCVMANDSTVKAGSWGARTVEKIVRVIERAYQTGVPMIYLVDSAGARITDQVDLFPGRRGAGKIFHTQVRASGSIPQICALFGPSAAGGAYIPAFCDVVAMVEGNASMYLGSDRMVEMVTGEKTTLEAMGGARVHCAESGVGHFLCKTEQDALDVVRTYLSYVPQNWTQRPPARSAVAASGADLGVLVPASERQAFDMRKYIKGLVDEGSFFEIQALWARELTVGFARLDGEVVGVLGNNSMFKGGVLFVDSADKASRFVQLCDAFNIPLLFLTDVPGFMVGSAVEKQGIIRHGAKMITAISEATVPKVCVVVRKAYGAGLYAMAGPGFEPDATIALPTAKIAVMGAEAAVNAVYANKIAAIEDPDERAAFVAERRAEYERDIDIMRLASELVVDAVVEPGDLRGELIRRFAAARGKDRAFSRRRHGVTPV encoded by the coding sequence ATGGACGGTGACGCGCTGGCGCAGGTCCGCAAGCGGGTGCTGGCCGGTGGCGCGGAGCGGTACCACGCGGCGAACGCGGCGAAGGGCAAGCTCTTCGCCCGGGAGCGGATCGCACTGCTGGCCGACGAGGGTTCGTTCGTCGAGGACGGCCTCTACGCCAACAGTCTGGCCGACGGACTGCCCGCCGATGGGGTGATCACCGGAGTCGCCCGGATCGACGGGCGCGACGTCTGCGTGATGGCCAACGACTCCACGGTCAAGGCCGGCTCGTGGGGCGCCCGGACGGTGGAGAAGATCGTCCGCGTCATCGAGCGGGCGTACCAGACCGGCGTTCCGATGATCTACCTGGTCGACTCGGCCGGCGCGCGGATCACCGACCAGGTCGACCTCTTCCCCGGTCGCCGCGGCGCCGGCAAGATCTTCCACACGCAGGTCCGGGCCTCCGGCTCGATCCCGCAGATCTGCGCGCTGTTCGGCCCGTCCGCCGCCGGCGGCGCCTACATCCCGGCCTTCTGCGACGTGGTCGCCATGGTCGAGGGCAACGCCAGCATGTACCTCGGCTCCGACCGCATGGTCGAGATGGTCACCGGGGAGAAGACCACGCTCGAGGCGATGGGCGGGGCCCGGGTGCACTGCGCCGAGTCGGGTGTCGGCCACTTCCTCTGCAAGACCGAGCAGGACGCGCTCGACGTCGTCCGCACCTATCTGTCCTATGTGCCGCAGAACTGGACGCAGCGCCCGCCCGCCCGGTCCGCCGTGGCAGCGTCCGGAGCCGACCTCGGCGTGCTGGTCCCGGCCAGCGAGCGGCAGGCGTTCGACATGCGCAAGTACATCAAGGGCCTGGTCGACGAGGGCTCCTTCTTCGAGATCCAGGCGCTGTGGGCCCGCGAGTTGACCGTCGGTTTCGCCCGGCTCGACGGCGAGGTGGTCGGCGTCCTCGGCAACAACTCGATGTTCAAGGGCGGCGTGCTCTTCGTCGACTCGGCCGACAAGGCGAGCCGGTTCGTGCAGCTCTGCGACGCCTTCAACATCCCGCTGCTGTTCCTGACCGACGTGCCCGGCTTCATGGTCGGCTCGGCGGTGGAGAAACAGGGCATCATCCGGCACGGCGCCAAGATGATCACCGCGATCTCCGAGGCCACGGTGCCGAAGGTCTGCGTGGTGGTGCGCAAGGCGTACGGCGCCGGGCTCTACGCGATGGCCGGTCCCGGGTTCGAGCCGGACGCCACCATCGCGCTGCCCACCGCGAAGATCGCGGTGATGGGCGCCGAGGCCGCGGTGAACGCGGTCTACGCCAACAAGATCGCGGCGATCGAGGACCCGGACGAGCGGGCCGCCTTCGTCGCCGAGCGCCGCGCCGAGTACGAGCGCGACATCGACATCATGCGGCTGGCCAGCGAGCTGGTCGTGGACGCCGTGGTGGAGCCCGGCGACCTGCGCGGTGAGCTGATCCGGCGGTTCGCCGCCGCGCGCGGCAAGGATCGCGCGTTCTCCCGCCGTCGTCACGGCGTCACTCCGGTCTAG
- a CDS encoding acyl-CoA dehydrogenase family protein encodes MDFRLDADLAELRDNVRRFAREQMAPVIAEHYENKTFPYDLVRQMGAMGLFGLPFPEQFGGMGGDYFALCIALEELARVDSSVAITLEAAVSLGAMPIFRFGTDAQRKQWLPQLTSGEALGAFGLTEPGSGSDAAGIKTRAVLDESTNEWVINGSKAFITNSGTDITVLVTVMAVTGTNPDGSHELSTIIVPSGTPGFTVAPGYSKVGWCASDTHELAFDDVRVPADNLLGERGRGFAQFLRILDEGRIAIAALSVGLAQGCVDESVAYAKQRTAFGRPIGDNQAVQFLIADMDLRAHVARLGYYDAAARMLAGEDFKRYAAIAKLNASNAAMENSRYATQVHGGYGFMNESAVGRFYRDAKILEVGEGTSEVQRMLIARGLGL; translated from the coding sequence GTGGATTTCCGGCTCGACGCCGACTTGGCAGAGCTGCGCGACAACGTCCGGCGCTTCGCCCGCGAGCAGATGGCTCCGGTGATCGCCGAGCATTATGAGAACAAGACTTTTCCGTACGATCTGGTCCGCCAGATGGGCGCCATGGGCCTCTTCGGCCTGCCCTTCCCGGAGCAGTTCGGCGGCATGGGCGGTGACTACTTCGCCCTCTGCATCGCCCTCGAAGAGCTGGCCAGAGTGGACAGTTCGGTGGCGATCACGCTGGAGGCCGCGGTCTCGCTCGGCGCCATGCCGATCTTCCGGTTCGGCACCGACGCCCAGCGCAAGCAGTGGCTGCCTCAGCTGACCAGTGGCGAGGCCCTGGGCGCGTTCGGTCTCACCGAGCCGGGCTCCGGGTCGGACGCGGCCGGCATCAAGACCCGCGCGGTGCTCGACGAGTCGACGAACGAGTGGGTGATCAACGGCTCCAAGGCGTTCATCACCAACTCCGGCACCGACATCACGGTGCTGGTCACGGTGATGGCGGTGACCGGGACGAACCCGGACGGCAGCCACGAGCTTTCGACGATCATCGTGCCGTCCGGCACCCCGGGCTTCACCGTCGCGCCCGGCTACTCCAAGGTCGGCTGGTGTGCCTCGGACACCCACGAGCTGGCCTTCGACGACGTCCGGGTGCCGGCTGACAATCTGCTCGGCGAGCGCGGCCGCGGGTTCGCCCAGTTCCTGCGGATCCTCGACGAGGGCCGGATCGCGATCGCCGCCCTCTCCGTCGGCCTGGCCCAGGGCTGTGTCGACGAGTCGGTGGCGTACGCGAAGCAGCGCACCGCCTTCGGCCGCCCGATCGGTGACAACCAGGCCGTGCAGTTCCTGATCGCGGACATGGACCTGCGCGCGCACGTGGCCCGGCTCGGCTACTACGACGCCGCCGCCCGGATGCTGGCCGGCGAGGACTTCAAGCGGTACGCCGCGATCGCCAAGCTGAACGCCAGCAACGCCGCCATGGAGAACAGCCGGTACGCCACCCAGGTGCACGGCGGCTACGGCTTCATGAACGAGTCGGCGGTCGGTCGTTTCTACCGGGATGCCAAGATCCTCGAGGTCGGCGAGGGCACCTCGGAGGTGCAGCGGATGCTGATCGCCCGCGGTCTGGGCCTGTAG
- a CDS encoding ATP-binding protein codes for MASDQWSGFGAVLRAHRRRAGLTQEELAGRAAIGVRTVRDLERGRSSRPQRTTVELLARALGLTGSDLEAFLSAARGRPAATLPPAPLDELIGRDADIAELVARLTDGDGPRGVTLAGVAGVGKTSLAVVVAHRLSEAYPGGVAGVAVADEIAAGELLSAVAAEFGAPGPRDLPGYLDGRPALILVDAVDRAPLAVGAALAELLEQVPRLRFLVTGREPAGLPEERVWPVAPLATPPVSLSVDTAGELMVYPAVGLFLERLGRVRRTRLAPHEIGPLAALVRRLGGLPLAIELAAARGRVLTVPEILERYAASAEPPRSPAVSLDAVVAETYRALAPTEQWALRQLAVFRHRWSRDLAEVLLGTADVVHLLDRLVALGLLSVSDNQVVHFRLPSAVREFAAERAAAEGELADARKRHTRLLAERPIPGVQAVF; via the coding sequence ATGGCGTCCGATCAGTGGTCCGGGTTCGGCGCCGTGCTGCGTGCCCATCGGCGGCGGGCCGGCCTGACTCAGGAGGAGTTGGCCGGCCGTGCCGCGATCGGCGTGCGCACGGTGCGCGACCTGGAGCGCGGCCGTTCCTCCCGGCCCCAGCGGACGACCGTCGAGCTGCTCGCCCGTGCGCTCGGGCTGACCGGTTCCGATCTGGAGGCGTTCCTGTCCGCGGCGCGCGGCCGGCCGGCTGCCACGCTGCCGCCGGCGCCGCTCGACGAGCTGATCGGCCGGGACGCCGACATCGCCGAGCTGGTCGCCCGGCTGACCGACGGCGACGGGCCGCGCGGGGTGACCCTGGCCGGGGTGGCCGGGGTGGGCAAGACCAGCCTCGCCGTGGTGGTCGCCCACCGGCTGAGCGAGGCGTACCCGGGCGGGGTGGCCGGGGTCGCGGTGGCCGACGAGATCGCCGCCGGGGAGTTGCTGAGCGCCGTGGCCGCCGAGTTCGGCGCGCCCGGGCCGCGGGACCTGCCCGGCTATCTGGACGGGCGGCCGGCGCTGATCCTGGTGGACGCGGTGGACCGAGCCCCGCTGGCGGTCGGCGCGGCGCTGGCCGAGTTGCTGGAGCAGGTGCCACGGTTGCGGTTCCTGGTCACCGGGCGGGAGCCGGCCGGGCTGCCCGAGGAACGGGTGTGGCCGGTGGCGCCGCTGGCCACGCCGCCGGTGAGCCTGTCGGTGGACACGGCCGGGGAGCTGATGGTGTACCCCGCTGTGGGTCTCTTCCTGGAACGGCTGGGCCGGGTGCGGCGCACCCGCCTGGCACCGCACGAGATCGGGCCGCTGGCGGCACTGGTTCGCCGGCTGGGTGGCTTGCCGCTGGCGATCGAGCTGGCCGCGGCTCGCGGCCGGGTGCTCACCGTGCCGGAGATCCTGGAGCGCTATGCCGCGTCCGCCGAGCCACCGCGGTCGCCGGCGGTCTCGTTGGACGCCGTGGTGGCCGAAACCTATCGGGCGCTGGCGCCCACCGAACAGTGGGCCCTGCGCCAGCTCGCGGTCTTCCGGCACCGCTGGTCGCGGGATCTCGCCGAGGTGCTGCTGGGCACCGCGGACGTGGTGCATCTGCTGGACCGCCTGGTGGCCCTGGGCCTGCTCAGCGTGAGCGACAACCAGGTGGTGCACTTCCGGCTGCCGTCGGCGGTGCGGGAGTTCGCCGCCGAGCGGGCGGCGGCCGAGGGCGAGCTGGCGGATGCCCGGAAACGGCATACTCGCCTGCTGGCCGAGCGGCCCATCCCGGGCGTCCAGGCGGTCTTCTGA